Proteins encoded within one genomic window of Gracilimonas sp.:
- the pbpC gene encoding penicillin-binding protein 1C: protein MKKLPHISFSLNRIKIRKILKAGTVVVCILLLAAFWFSLPNPLFETTYSTVLKDQNGKLMGAKIAGDGQWRFPVAEEVPEKFAQALLEFEDRHFYKHPGVNPLAVGRAMIQNYKAGEVVSGASTITMQVIRLSERNKDRTIRQKIREMILATRLELTHSKEEILSLYAAHAPFGGNVVGLEAASWRYFGRSPGQLSWAESATLAVLPNSPGLIHPGRNRDALRQKRNRLLKRLYEENAMDSLSYNLALLEPIPEQPLSLPRDAPHVLAKLYTGKEKGTAFTSSIEQRIQQKINQVVERHHRQLEGNGIHNAAVVVLDVKQQKVAAYVGNTRDVNAGEGNYVDVASAPRSTGSILKPFLYMLKLNDGEILPHTLVPDIPSQFSGYTPKNFTRSYDGAVHASEALARSLNVPAVYMLQEFGVPKFHHYLNKMGLKTIHKAPEHYGLSLILGGAEGTLMDITSAYGSVAAMMNNYNAAEPESRKFVKRYFDFGKEDEPSNSDESFALNPGAVWSMFEAMVEVNRPEDEAFWRQFEHSRKVAWKTGTSFGYRDGWAVGLTPEIVVGVWVGNADGEGRPGLTGIRTAAPILFDVFDLLAETGWFNEPVYEMEEIEICRKSGYKAGQYCEETDLIPVPAPGLKTGICPYHRRIHVDETGQWQVNSSCSDVSSMKAENRFVLPPVEEWYYRKSHAGYRPLPEMKPGCGNRDVASMKLVYPYKTSTIFVPVELDGSQGKTVFEAAHRGDNAKIFWHLDEHFLGETTRIHQMPLSPEPGQHTLTLIDDEGQRLEYEFRVVGR from the coding sequence ATGAAGAAGCTTCCTCACATATCATTTAGCCTAAACCGGATTAAGATTCGGAAAATCCTTAAAGCCGGAACGGTAGTGGTATGTATATTACTTTTGGCAGCTTTTTGGTTTTCCCTGCCAAATCCGCTGTTCGAAACCACCTACTCAACGGTGCTCAAAGATCAAAACGGGAAGCTGATGGGTGCCAAAATTGCCGGTGACGGACAGTGGAGGTTCCCGGTGGCGGAAGAAGTTCCCGAAAAGTTCGCACAGGCACTGCTTGAATTTGAAGACCGTCATTTCTACAAGCACCCCGGGGTAAATCCGTTGGCAGTGGGCCGGGCTATGATTCAAAATTACAAAGCCGGAGAAGTGGTAAGCGGTGCCAGTACCATCACCATGCAGGTCATCCGCCTGTCTGAAAGAAACAAAGACCGAACCATTCGCCAGAAAATCAGGGAAATGATATTGGCAACGCGATTGGAGCTGACCCATTCCAAGGAAGAAATTCTTTCTTTGTATGCGGCTCATGCTCCCTTTGGCGGAAATGTGGTTGGGTTAGAGGCGGCTTCGTGGAGGTATTTCGGACGGAGTCCCGGACAGCTTTCCTGGGCGGAATCGGCCACCCTTGCCGTGTTGCCGAACAGTCCCGGGCTCATCCATCCCGGCCGAAATCGTGATGCTCTCCGCCAAAAAAGAAACCGGCTTCTAAAAAGGCTTTATGAGGAGAATGCGATGGATTCATTGTCTTACAATCTTGCATTGTTGGAGCCTATCCCTGAACAACCGCTCAGCCTGCCCCGTGATGCTCCGCATGTACTTGCCAAACTCTACACCGGAAAAGAAAAGGGAACGGCTTTCACTTCGTCTATTGAGCAGCGTATTCAGCAAAAAATAAATCAGGTGGTGGAACGGCATCACCGGCAGCTGGAAGGGAATGGAATTCACAATGCAGCTGTGGTAGTATTGGATGTGAAGCAACAAAAAGTAGCGGCCTATGTCGGAAACACCCGGGATGTTAATGCCGGAGAGGGAAATTATGTGGATGTAGCCTCGGCTCCCAGGAGTACAGGCAGTATCCTGAAACCCTTTTTATACATGCTGAAATTAAATGATGGGGAGATATTGCCCCATACCCTGGTTCCCGATATCCCGTCCCAGTTTTCAGGCTATACGCCTAAAAACTTTACCCGCTCTTACGATGGCGCCGTACATGCTTCCGAAGCCCTGGCCCGTTCATTGAATGTGCCGGCGGTATATATGCTGCAGGAATTCGGTGTTCCAAAGTTTCATCATTACCTGAATAAAATGGGATTGAAAACCATTCATAAAGCACCCGAGCATTACGGTTTGTCGCTGATTTTAGGCGGAGCGGAAGGCACCTTAATGGATATCACTTCTGCCTACGGCTCTGTTGCGGCCATGATGAATAACTACAATGCCGCAGAACCGGAATCCCGGAAATTTGTAAAGCGGTATTTTGATTTTGGGAAAGAGGATGAACCCTCAAATTCAGACGAATCTTTTGCCCTGAATCCCGGCGCGGTATGGAGTATGTTTGAAGCCATGGTGGAAGTAAATCGTCCTGAGGACGAAGCCTTTTGGCGGCAATTCGAACACTCCCGGAAAGTAGCCTGGAAAACCGGGACTAGCTTTGGTTACCGTGATGGCTGGGCGGTGGGCCTTACTCCTGAGATTGTGGTTGGTGTTTGGGTGGGCAATGCCGATGGCGAGGGCCGGCCCGGGCTGACCGGAATCCGCACAGCAGCCCCCATTCTTTTTGACGTATTTGATCTGCTGGCCGAAACCGGCTGGTTCAACGAGCCGGTGTATGAAATGGAAGAGATAGAAATATGCCGAAAAAGCGGGTATAAGGCCGGACAGTATTGCGAGGAAACAGACCTTATTCCCGTTCCCGCTCCCGGATTAAAAACGGGAATATGTCCCTATCACCGGCGAATCCACGTAGATGAAACCGGGCAGTGGCAGGTAAATTCGAGCTGCAGTGATGTTTCCTCTATGAAGGCGGAGAACCGATTCGTGCTTCCCCCGGTGGAAGAGTGGTATTACCGTAAAAGCCATGCGGGATACCGTCCGCTTCCTGAAATGAAACCGGGATGCGGAAACCGGGATGTGGCCTCCATGAAACTGGTTTATCCCTACAAAACCTCCACTATTTTTGTGCCGGTTGAGTTGGATGGGAGTCAGGGAAAAACTGTATTTGAAGCAGCTCATCGCGGCGATAACGCAAAAATATTCTGGCACCTCGATGAGCACTTCCTGGGAGAAACGACCCGCATCCACCAGATGCCACTTTCCCCCGAACCCGGCCAGCATACCCTGACTTTGATAGATGATGAGGGCCAACGATTGGAGTATGAATTTCGGGTGGTGGGGAGATGA
- a CDS encoding PAS domain S-box protein: MIRPPKLLELNASSIIVFYLVFALLWILLSDQLLIWFTNDPLLISRYQTLKGILYVLVTALFLFFLITKSNEKISDRKERIDNALYAAGMATWSVDLKTKKIRRSKFHHKILGFSKKPRPWNLENYYSMIHPEDRAFVREKLEKTIQEKLSYYQIRYRIVSPDKNIRWMESRGNLIYNSNNKPVQLAGVIADITEQKKLEEEHSQEQELFKSIFDNIPVLINIHDENGHVYRVNKFFEEKAGYTNAELDSIDLIKEMIPDDEILKSVFAHIKKADGTWKDLDIKTKSGNIIHTTWTNIKVSDNLSVGIGIDTTELKQKERELEELTFRYKQAEKIAGFGHWKRIIETDEAIWSDGFYEVIGLEKGAKEPGYQNLLDMIHPDDREDFDEAFNEALETGTLNVRYRLIKPNTGEVGYYQELAKTEYDEHGNPISISGTVQDMTEQEEFQIKLKHRNDFIETTLENLPIGVAVNLMDSGTATLMNKKFTEIYGWPEEVINDVDTFFKKVYPDEAYRNRIIEMIQADIRSNNPDRMNWNGVKITTQTGEEKIINAKNIPLPEQNLMISTVVDVTAQAEAEKRLADSEYNYRLLFQKSPQPMWIYNPENLQFIEVNNAATKHYGYTRKEFHEMTLLDIRPEEDHDRLKKEISEGKRIDLSDAKEWRHLKKSGEIIYVRITGSSINYFGNKYRLILVNDVTEQKKAEERVLASLVEGENKERARIARELHDGLGQYLAAANMNLDAVRDDIEALTKRKQEQFTKGLNLLKHAVTETGQISRNLLPRVVDDYGLAFAIESLVDNYSSSADAKITYYHNLKDLSLPREVQFNLYRIAQEGLSNAVKYSEASQINVQLIKDELDLILSIDDNGNGFDPSSNDFIPGLGLRTIETRTGALGGNFEFDSKPNKGTFLSVIIPIHTNSKPS, encoded by the coding sequence ATGATTAGGCCTCCAAAATTATTAGAACTGAATGCATCTTCCATTATTGTTTTTTATTTGGTATTTGCCCTCCTTTGGATTTTGCTCTCCGACCAGCTCTTGATCTGGTTTACCAACGATCCACTCCTTATTTCCCGATACCAAACCCTGAAGGGCATACTGTATGTACTTGTAACTGCTCTATTTCTCTTTTTCCTAATCACCAAAAGCAACGAAAAAATTTCCGATCGGAAAGAGCGTATAGATAATGCTTTATACGCTGCCGGCATGGCTACTTGGAGTGTTGATTTAAAAACAAAAAAAATCCGGCGATCAAAATTCCATCATAAAATTTTGGGGTTCTCTAAAAAACCCAGGCCGTGGAACTTAGAGAATTATTATAGCATGATTCACCCTGAGGATCGTGCATTTGTTCGTGAGAAACTTGAAAAAACCATTCAGGAAAAGCTTTCTTATTATCAAATTAGATACCGAATTGTTTCCCCCGATAAAAATATTCGGTGGATGGAAAGTCGCGGTAATTTAATCTATAACTCCAATAACAAGCCCGTGCAACTGGCCGGGGTTATTGCTGATATTACTGAACAGAAAAAGCTGGAAGAGGAACACAGCCAAGAACAAGAGCTGTTTAAAAGTATTTTTGACAATATCCCGGTACTCATAAACATTCACGACGAAAACGGCCACGTATATCGCGTAAATAAATTCTTTGAAGAAAAAGCCGGGTATACCAATGCTGAACTTGACTCGATTGACTTAATTAAAGAAATGATACCCGATGATGAAATCCTTAAATCTGTTTTTGCACATATTAAAAAGGCAGATGGTACCTGGAAGGATTTAGATATTAAAACGAAATCCGGAAACATTATTCACACAACCTGGACAAACATTAAGGTTTCTGATAATCTTTCGGTTGGGATTGGGATAGATACAACCGAACTCAAACAAAAAGAGCGGGAGCTGGAAGAATTAACCTTCCGGTATAAACAAGCAGAAAAAATTGCCGGATTTGGCCACTGGAAAAGAATTATTGAAACCGATGAAGCAATCTGGTCAGATGGATTTTATGAAGTCATTGGATTGGAAAAAGGTGCCAAAGAACCTGGTTACCAAAACTTACTTGATATGATTCATCCTGATGATCGGGAAGATTTTGATGAAGCTTTTAATGAAGCATTGGAAACCGGCACCCTTAATGTGCGTTACCGACTGATAAAACCTAACACCGGAGAAGTGGGATACTACCAGGAACTGGCTAAAACTGAGTATGATGAGCACGGGAACCCGATTTCTATAAGTGGTACTGTTCAGGACATGACGGAACAAGAAGAATTCCAGATAAAACTAAAACACCGCAACGATTTCATTGAAACCACCCTGGAAAACCTCCCCATCGGTGTTGCCGTAAATCTCATGGATTCCGGTACCGCAACCCTCATGAATAAGAAGTTCACGGAAATTTATGGATGGCCGGAAGAGGTCATTAATGATGTGGATACTTTTTTTAAGAAGGTTTATCCGGACGAGGCGTACAGAAACCGAATAATTGAAATGATTCAGGCTGATATCAGGTCCAATAATCCGGACAGGATGAATTGGAATGGAGTAAAAATAACTACCCAAACAGGCGAAGAGAAAATTATAAATGCCAAAAATATTCCCCTTCCTGAACAAAACCTGATGATCTCTACCGTGGTGGATGTTACTGCACAGGCCGAAGCCGAAAAAAGGCTTGCTGATTCAGAGTACAACTACAGGCTGCTTTTCCAGAAAAGTCCGCAGCCCATGTGGATTTATAACCCGGAGAATTTGCAATTTATTGAAGTAAATAATGCTGCAACCAAACATTATGGGTACACCCGGAAAGAGTTTCATGAAATGACTCTTTTGGATATTCGCCCTGAAGAAGATCATGACCGTTTAAAAAAAGAAATATCAGAAGGGAAAAGGATCGACCTTTCCGATGCCAAAGAATGGAGACACCTTAAAAAATCCGGAGAAATTATTTATGTGCGGATCACCGGCTCCAGTATTAATTATTTCGGAAATAAGTATCGTTTGATCTTGGTTAATGATGTAACCGAGCAGAAAAAAGCAGAAGAAAGGGTATTGGCTTCGTTGGTTGAGGGCGAGAATAAAGAACGTGCCCGCATCGCCCGGGAATTGCATGACGGTTTGGGGCAATACCTGGCTGCTGCCAACATGAATCTTGATGCCGTAAGAGATGATATTGAAGCCCTGACTAAGCGAAAGCAGGAGCAGTTTACAAAAGGACTGAACTTACTGAAGCACGCCGTTACGGAAACAGGACAGATTTCCCGAAACTTGCTGCCGCGTGTAGTGGATGATTACGGGCTGGCATTTGCCATCGAATCATTAGTAGATAATTATAGCAGCAGTGCTGACGCCAAAATAACATACTACCATAACCTCAAAGACTTGTCGCTCCCCAGAGAGGTTCAGTTTAACTTGTACAGAATCGCCCAGGAAGGACTTTCAAATGCAGTAAAATATTCGGAGGCATCTCAAATTAATGTACAGCTGATTAAAGATGAACTTGATTTGATCCTTTCAATTGATGATAATGGAAATGGTTTCGACCCTTCATCTAATGATTTTATACCGGGGCTTGGGTTGCGAACCATAGAAACCAGAACCGGGGCACTTGGCGGAAATTTCGAATTTGACAGCAAACCAAATAAGGGTACTTTCCTCAGTGTAATAATCCCTATACACACGAATTCTAAACCTTCTTAA
- a CDS encoding MG2 domain-containing protein: MLKTIRLFPWTLILLTFVACSNQQANRVTVSSEFSEYVSGYTSGQISSEGEIAITLAQPVDESNRQTDGLFQFNPSVSGNVEWVNNSTVVFKPTEKLENGRDYSVMFRLNRLFEVEEEKSEFMFNVSIIQQDLEVEFDALHTQTQNRNQQRLTGTVHTADAADLASVRQTLEARHSNKNLEIDWNQDGSKRTHQFQIDNIQRQQEASELVISWDSSPIGADVKGEKTFDIIPVGAFELMGIMVFRDVNPRVELTFSDPLDPRQNLNGLISIENAGNLNFIITENKIIVNPRERRNGVQSLRIDPAIKNREGKRLGTEITRQVQFYQPKPQVELLGKGTIIPRSKDLLFPFKAVSLGAVDVRVIRIFEDNMGQFFQDYEMNRSSIWNIEKVGRPVFAGAVPLSRLGSVDAGEWNNYALDLANLITPEPGALYQVEIGFRDIHSIYPCSDGRAVNRQTDNWEYEAQEEKEYWENYSSRGYPDGYNWRERDNPCHVSYYNTSIKSSRNILASDLGIIAKKADEQQITAFVTDLLTAQPRSGVQVSAFDYQQQEIAKGSTDAEGKVTLETPRNPFYLTANIDGQKGYLKVNDGNALSVSDFDVSGARIEKGMKGFLYGERGVWRPGDSLFVTLILEDENEVLPDDHPVTFELKNPSGQLENRQTFTSGVNGFYVYQFQTEKQDPTGNWQLEAKVGGLTFSKQIKIESVKPNRLKVEVDFAENKVTASNRQLQATLSSRWLHGAIAGNMKADVEMSMRPSPVSFSDYPAFSFDDASVTFSSSPESIFEGTLNGEGTADFSHRFNNLTEGPARVLVNLRTRVFEPSGNFSIGRASTYYYPFETIMGIKPPAVDRSDYWDWRDRKESHRFEVVSVDVDGNPVAGKDLEVKVYNIRWRWWWERGTEDLSSYFERENVNEVLSGKVRTDNDGHGFFDLKLPDSEGGGRYLVRVQDPQGGHSASSVVYFSWYGGRNESVSPARLTFTSDKEAYEVGEDISLTIPSSAGSRILVSLESGSKVLNTFWVEAEAEETNVTVPANKNMMPNVYAHVMHIQPHGQQGNDLPLRMYGVIPISVQDPATKLQPLVNLPGEFRPESTVQVDVSEQNSKAMTYTIAMVDDGLLDLTNFETPMPHNYFYAREALGVKTWDMYQFVSDAYAGNLTRIMAIGGDGEAEAADPLEEANRFEPMVRFEGPFELKEGAVNRHNISVPNYVGSVRTMVIAGQDGAYGQTEATTPVRKPVMVLATLPRVLGPGETVSLPVSIFAMNESVQNVQLRVEANELFEIEGDASTTLNFSEPGDQVVNFKLKTKAQIGVGKVRVEATGGGESAYHEIEIAVRNPNSPFVDVHSKIVEEGQTWTESFEPQGMTGTNTAMLEVSRIPPIDFGKRLRYLTRFPHGCIEQTTSAVFPQLYISKVMELTDEKKADIQKNVDGGIERMQKFLTYSGGVAYWPGNEDPDSWGTNYAYHFLLEARNEGYYVPSDLMDKVTRFQKERARNWRENEGYRRSDLIQAYRLYTLALANSPELGAMNRLREKENLSTQSKWRLAAAYALAGQKEAAEDILTGVSTSVENYRELSRSYGSSLRDRAMILETLSILDRQDDAALLVRDISGELSSQQWMSTQTTAYSLIAISKFLDKFTAAEEMQAGFSINGEEVGSIDSRAIIIQTPIRMDEFNTNNFELVNNSEGTLYARLILEGTPLLGDSISASNSLVQKVRFTNLDGETIDPSELNQGTDFVAEVTVTNPGLRGDYEELALSQVFPSGWEIRNTRMDDEAFSEPVSSFDYQDIRDDRVYTYFDLAPNTSKVFRVQLNASYAGKFYYPAVATTAMYDETISARSAGKWVEVQIP; this comes from the coding sequence ATGCTCAAAACTATACGATTATTTCCCTGGACGCTTATTTTATTAACCTTTGTGGCTTGCTCTAATCAGCAGGCGAACCGCGTTACAGTCTCCTCTGAATTTTCAGAATATGTTTCAGGATATACCTCGGGCCAAATAAGCTCGGAAGGGGAAATAGCGATTACACTGGCGCAGCCTGTGGATGAAAGTAACCGACAGACGGATGGCTTGTTTCAGTTCAATCCTTCGGTTTCCGGGAATGTGGAATGGGTCAATAATTCCACCGTTGTTTTTAAACCGACTGAGAAATTAGAAAATGGACGGGATTATTCGGTAATGTTCAGGCTGAATCGCTTGTTTGAGGTGGAAGAAGAAAAATCAGAGTTCATGTTTAACGTTTCCATCATTCAGCAAGATCTTGAGGTTGAGTTTGATGCACTTCACACACAGACTCAAAACCGGAACCAACAACGGCTTACCGGAACAGTGCATACGGCTGATGCGGCCGATTTGGCATCTGTCAGACAAACCCTGGAGGCTCGCCATTCCAATAAAAATCTGGAAATAGACTGGAATCAGGATGGGTCAAAAAGAACGCACCAATTTCAGATCGATAATATTCAGCGGCAGCAGGAAGCATCGGAGCTGGTGATTTCCTGGGATAGTTCACCTATTGGAGCGGATGTCAAAGGTGAAAAAACATTTGATATCATTCCCGTTGGGGCTTTTGAGTTGATGGGCATTATGGTATTTCGGGATGTGAACCCCAGGGTAGAACTTACCTTTTCTGATCCGCTGGATCCCCGCCAAAATCTAAACGGCCTCATCAGCATAGAAAATGCCGGGAACCTGAATTTCATCATTACTGAAAATAAAATTATAGTGAACCCGCGGGAACGGAGAAACGGAGTACAAAGCCTCAGAATAGACCCGGCTATCAAAAACCGGGAAGGAAAAAGGCTTGGAACGGAAATAACACGCCAGGTTCAGTTTTACCAGCCCAAGCCACAGGTTGAATTATTAGGGAAAGGCACCATTATTCCCCGGTCGAAGGATTTATTGTTTCCTTTTAAAGCCGTAAGCCTTGGGGCCGTGGATGTACGGGTTATTCGCATTTTTGAAGATAATATGGGCCAGTTTTTCCAGGATTATGAAATGAACCGGTCATCCATCTGGAATATTGAAAAGGTCGGTCGGCCGGTATTTGCCGGCGCAGTTCCTTTATCTCGTTTAGGCAGTGTGGATGCCGGCGAGTGGAATAACTATGCACTGGACCTTGCCAACCTGATCACACCGGAGCCGGGAGCACTATATCAGGTGGAGATCGGGTTCAGGGATATACATTCAATTTATCCTTGCAGTGATGGGAGGGCGGTAAACCGGCAAACTGACAATTGGGAATATGAAGCTCAGGAAGAAAAAGAATATTGGGAAAACTATTCAAGCAGAGGCTACCCGGATGGATATAACTGGCGCGAACGGGATAACCCCTGCCATGTCAGTTATTATAATACAAGCATTAAATCCTCACGTAATATTTTGGCCTCCGATCTGGGTATCATTGCCAAAAAAGCAGACGAACAGCAGATTACTGCATTTGTAACCGACCTGTTAACCGCACAACCCAGAAGCGGAGTGCAGGTTTCAGCCTTTGATTACCAGCAACAGGAAATTGCCAAGGGTTCAACTGATGCAGAAGGGAAAGTAACTTTAGAGACCCCTCGAAATCCTTTCTATCTGACTGCAAACATTGACGGCCAAAAGGGATATTTAAAAGTAAATGACGGAAATGCCCTTTCGGTGAGTGATTTTGATGTATCCGGGGCACGTATCGAAAAAGGAATGAAAGGGTTTTTGTATGGTGAACGTGGTGTGTGGCGGCCGGGAGATTCGCTGTTTGTAACCTTGATTTTGGAAGATGAAAACGAGGTGTTGCCCGATGATCATCCCGTTACTTTTGAATTAAAAAACCCATCCGGTCAGCTGGAAAATCGACAAACCTTTACTTCGGGTGTGAATGGTTTTTATGTATATCAGTTCCAAACAGAGAAACAGGACCCGACCGGGAACTGGCAGCTTGAAGCTAAAGTGGGTGGGCTTACTTTCAGTAAACAAATCAAAATAGAGTCGGTAAAACCAAACCGGTTGAAAGTGGAAGTAGATTTTGCGGAAAACAAGGTGACCGCTTCGAACCGTCAGCTTCAAGCGACCCTTTCTTCAAGATGGTTGCACGGTGCCATCGCAGGGAATATGAAAGCAGATGTGGAAATGAGTATGCGTCCTTCGCCGGTGTCTTTCAGTGACTATCCTGCTTTTAGCTTTGATGACGCTTCCGTGACTTTCTCTTCCTCGCCCGAGTCTATTTTTGAAGGAACCCTTAACGGAGAAGGCACGGCTGATTTCAGCCACCGTTTCAACAACCTGACCGAAGGCCCGGCACGAGTGTTAGTGAACCTGAGAACCCGCGTTTTTGAACCTTCCGGGAATTTCAGTATCGGCCGTGCAAGCACTTATTACTATCCATTTGAGACGATAATGGGAATAAAACCTCCGGCTGTAGATCGCAGTGATTATTGGGACTGGCGGGACCGGAAAGAAAGCCATCGCTTTGAGGTGGTTTCAGTGGATGTAGATGGAAATCCCGTAGCCGGAAAAGATCTGGAAGTGAAGGTGTACAATATTCGCTGGCGTTGGTGGTGGGAGCGCGGCACGGAAGATCTGAGCAGTTATTTTGAGCGTGAAAATGTAAATGAAGTATTATCCGGGAAAGTCAGGACGGATAATGACGGCCATGGCTTTTTTGACCTCAAACTTCCTGACAGTGAAGGAGGAGGCCGGTATTTGGTGAGGGTTCAGGATCCACAAGGTGGACATTCGGCAAGTTCCGTAGTGTATTTTAGCTGGTATGGCGGACGAAATGAATCGGTCAGCCCGGCACGTCTCACCTTTACTTCCGACAAAGAGGCGTATGAAGTTGGAGAAGACATTTCCCTTACGATCCCCAGCAGCGCGGGAAGCCGGATTTTGGTCAGCCTGGAAAGCGGCTCCAAAGTGCTGAACACTTTTTGGGTAGAAGCGGAAGCTGAAGAAACGAACGTTACGGTTCCCGCTAATAAAAATATGATGCCCAATGTATATGCCCACGTGATGCACATTCAGCCTCACGGACAACAAGGCAACGATCTCCCGCTGCGCATGTACGGAGTGATCCCGATTTCGGTACAAGACCCCGCCACAAAACTGCAACCGTTGGTAAATCTTCCGGGGGAATTCAGGCCGGAAAGTACGGTACAGGTGGATGTTAGCGAGCAAAACAGTAAAGCCATGACCTACACTATCGCCATGGTAGATGACGGGTTGCTGGACCTGACTAATTTTGAAACGCCGATGCCCCACAACTATTTTTACGCCCGGGAAGCTTTGGGTGTGAAAACCTGGGATATGTACCAATTTGTGAGTGATGCCTATGCCGGAAACCTGACCCGGATTATGGCCATTGGCGGGGATGGAGAAGCAGAAGCGGCTGACCCGCTGGAAGAAGCTAATCGTTTTGAACCTATGGTGCGATTTGAAGGGCCTTTTGAACTAAAAGAAGGAGCTGTAAATCGCCATAATATTTCTGTTCCAAATTATGTGGGGTCTGTGCGTACGATGGTCATTGCCGGGCAGGATGGCGCGTATGGTCAAACTGAAGCCACTACTCCGGTTCGGAAACCGGTGATGGTGCTTGCCACCTTACCGAGAGTGTTGGGCCCTGGAGAAACCGTGAGCTTGCCGGTAAGTATTTTTGCCATGAACGAGAGCGTGCAAAATGTTCAGCTCCGCGTAGAGGCAAACGAGTTGTTTGAAATAGAGGGTGATGCCAGCACTACGCTTAATTTCAGCGAGCCGGGCGATCAGGTGGTTAACTTCAAACTGAAAACCAAGGCACAGATTGGAGTCGGGAAAGTCCGGGTTGAAGCCACGGGCGGCGGAGAATCGGCATACCACGAAATTGAAATCGCAGTACGAAATCCCAATTCTCCTTTTGTGGATGTGCACTCTAAAATTGTGGAAGAAGGACAAACATGGACCGAAAGTTTCGAACCTCAAGGCATGACGGGCACCAACACGGCCATGCTGGAAGTCTCCCGGATTCCGCCCATAGATTTCGGGAAACGACTTCGGTATTTGACGCGCTTCCCACATGGATGTATTGAACAAACCACTTCGGCTGTATTTCCGCAATTATATATTTCCAAAGTGATGGAATTGACTGATGAGAAAAAAGCTGATATCCAGAAAAATGTAGATGGCGGAATTGAGCGGATGCAAAAGTTCCTGACCTACAGTGGCGGCGTGGCTTACTGGCCCGGCAATGAAGACCCGGATTCATGGGGCACTAATTATGCATACCATTTTTTACTGGAAGCGAGGAACGAGGGTTATTATGTGCCGTCGGATTTGATGGATAAGGTCACCCGCTTCCAGAAAGAAAGAGCCCGCAACTGGAGGGAGAACGAAGGCTATCGCAGGTCTGATTTGATACAGGCATACCGACTTTACACGCTGGCCTTGGCCAACTCTCCGGAACTCGGTGCCATGAACCGGTTGCGTGAAAAAGAAAATCTTTCCACCCAATCGAAATGGAGGTTGGCTGCGGCTTATGCCTTGGCCGGACAAAAAGAAGCGGCCGAAGATATCCTTACCGGGGTCAGCACTTCGGTGGAAAATTACCGGGAGCTTTCGAGAAGCTATGGTTCCTCACTTCGGGACCGGGCTATGATTTTGGAAACCCTGAGCATCCTTGACCGACAGGATGATGCCGCGCTATTGGTGCGGGATATTTCCGGGGAGCTGAGTTCACAGCAATGGATGAGCACCCAAACCACCGCCTACAGCCTGATTGCCATTTCAAAGTTCCTGGATAAATTTACGGCAGCCGAAGAAATGCAGGCCGGCTTTTCCATCAATGGCGAAGAAGTTGGAAGTATAGATTCGAGAGCTATCATCATTCAAACACCGATTCGTATGGATGAGTTTAATACGAATAATTTTGAACTGGTTAACAACAGTGAAGGTACCTTATATGCCCGACTGATTTTAGAAGGAACCCCGCTGCTGGGTGATTCGATATCAGCTTCCAACAGCCTGGTGCAAAAAGTACGCTTTACCAACCTGGACGGGGAAACCATAGATCCTTCAGAGCTTAATCAGGGAACCGATTTTGTAGCTGAAGTCACAGTTACCAATCCCGGCTTAAGGGGAGATTACGAAGAGCTGGCTCTTTCGCAGGTGTTTCCGTCGGGCTGGGAAATCCGGAATACCCGTATGGATGACGAAGCCTTTAGCGAACCCGTTTCAAGTTTTGATTACCAGGATATCCGCGACGACCGGGTTTACACTTATTTCGATCTTGCGCCCAATACCAGCAAGGTCTTCCGGGTACAGTTGAATGCCAGCTATGCCGGCAAATTTTATTATCCGGCGGTAGCCACCACGGCTATGTATGATGAAACCATCAGTGCCAGAAGTGCCGGAAAATGGGTGGAGGTTCAAATTCCGTAA